The stretch of DNA TCTTCTGGAAGATAAAAGACTAGTAGAGTATCAAAGCGAACCGCGCGCGGTTTCGTTTTCTGTTGGAAACGTCTACGTGGCAAAAGTGAAGAAACTAATGCCAGGACTGAATGCCAGTTTTGTAGATGTAGGTTTTGAACGCGATGCTTTTCTCCATTATCTTGACTTAGGAAGTCAATTTGATTCTTATGCAAAGTATCTGAAACAGGTACAAAGCGACAGAAGAAAACTTTATCCTTTTGCCAAAGCTTCAAGGCTGCCCGACCTAAAAAAGGATGGCAGTGTGCAAACAACACTTACCGTTGGACAGGAGGTTTTGGTGCAGATCGTAAAAGAACCCATCTCTACAAAGGGGCCAAGACTTACGTGTGAACTTTCCTTTGCAGGACGGTATCTGATACTGATTCCCTTTAATGATAAAGTATCTGTTTCTTCAAAGATTAAAAGCGGCGAAGAACGCGCAAGGTTAAAACAGCTGATTCATAGCATCAAACCGAAGAATTGCGGAGTGATTGTGCGAACTGTGGCAGAAGGAAAAAGGGTTGCCGAACTGGACGCAGAACTCAAAACGCTGACCAAATATTGGGAAGATGCTATTGAGAAGGTACAGAAAACTCAAAAAAGACCACAGTTGGTTTTTGAGGAAACCAGCCGAGCTGTAGCCCTGTTGCGCGACTTATTCAATCCGACTTACGAAAACATTCACGTTAATGATGAAGATGTTTTCAAAGAAGTGAAGAACTATGTATCAATGATTGCACCCGAAAAGGTCGACATAGTGAAGCTATACAAGGGAAAAGTTCCCATCTTTGACAACTTCAACATTACAAAACAAATCAAGTCGAGCTTTGGAAAGGCCGTTAATTACAAGCATGGAGCCTACCTCATTATTGAGCATACGGAGGCGTTGCATGTAGTGGATGTCAACAGCGGCAATAGAACCCGATCGGAGAAAGGCCAGGAAGCCAATGCCTTAGATGTAAATCTTGGTGCCGCAGACGAGCTTGCCCGCCAGCTGCGTCTTAGAGATATGGGAGGCATTATCGTTGTAGACTTCATCGACATGAACTTAGCCGAAGACCGCCAATTGCTTTATGAGCGGATGTGCAAGAACATGCAGCAAGACCGTGCACGGCATAACATCTTGCCATTAAGTAAGTTCGGTTTGATGCAAATTACCCGTCAGCGGGTTCGTCCAGCAATGGATGTAAGCGTAGATGAGACCTGTCCCACCTGCTTTGGTAAGGGAAAGATCAAGTCGAGCATCCTGTTTACAGATCAACTTGAAAGAAAAATTGACCGATTAGTCAACAAAATCGGAGTAAAGAACTTCTATTTGCATGTGCATCCTTATGTGGCTGCGTACATCAATCAGGGATTTATTTCCTTGAAGCGTAGGTGGCAGATGAAATACGGATTCGGATTGCACATCGTTTCTTCTCAAAAGTTAGCTTTCTTGCAATATGAATTCTATGACAGCAAGAAAGAATTTATCGACATGAAGGAAGAAATCGAAACCAAATAGCAACTCATAGAAAAAGAGGAAAGCCGATCATGACTTTCCTCTTTTTGTTTATATATCCCTGTGTTTGTCAGCTATCTTGTTGCGTCTTACGGTCAACTCGGTTTTCGTGTCATCGATTATCGCCATTGCCATGAAGTTTTCCACGTTCATTTCTCGACCGAATCTTCTCAATGTTAAGGGCTACCACCTCATCGAGCGAATAGCCTAAGTCATTTGCTAAAACAGAGAGATACCATAGGACATCCCCCAGTTCTTTAGCAATTTCCAATCTATCGCTTTTCGAAAAGATACCATTTCTGTCACGAATCACCTTTTTAACCTTCTCCGCCACTTCGCCCGTCTCCCCGGTGATACCGATGAGTGGGTATATTGTTCTTAGTTCTTGCGGATAGATGGCAGTCTGCAAGGCTTGGCGTTGGAACTCGTTCATTTCCATGTTCTTATCTTTTTTTATTCCAGTTAATCATCAGATCGTTTTCAAAAGCTAAGCTTTTGCACACCGATCTCTTATCTTTTAGGGTGCATTTTCTTAGCTTTTGGCAGGTCATCTCTTAGCTTTTGGAAAACCATCTGCGACTTATCCTTCTCAAATATCACTATCAGATCTTAAAAAAGCACTTGATGAAGAACACCAAGTGCCAATCTACACCTTATTATATAGCGAGAGTCAGGATTTATTTTTCAGCAAGTCGCGAATCTCGGCCAGAAGTTTTTCCTCGTTACTGGGTTGCGGTTCCGCAGCCGGAGCCTCCGGTTCAGGTTTCTTTTTAACCAAAGTATTGACGCCCTTGATAAGCAAGAAGATACAGAAGGCAATGATCAAGAAGTCGATCACGTTCTGAAGAAAGTTTCCGTAGGTGATTTTCGCATCTCCGATAGGGAACGAGAGTCCCTTGAAATCAATCCCACCGATGATCATTCCCAATACAGGCATCAGCAAATCGTCTACCACGGAAGACACAATTTTTCCGAAGGCACCGCCGATAATCACACCTACAGCCATATCTAACACATTGCCTCGCATGGCAAAGTCTTTGAACTCATTTAAAATTTTACTCATTGTTTTTTTGTTTTTTATTAGAAAAATGCAATGCAAATGTAGAAATAAATTCGTAACTTTGCGGAGCAAATAAGGAAAAAAGCATTGTTTAGGCTAACATTTTGATTTTTAAGTTCATTTTGTCATGTCAACTTGCTAAAATGCAATAGATATTTATTTTCAACCCAATAAAATAAAAAAACAAAGATGATTAAAATTGGTATTAACGGATTTGGCCGTATCGGTCGTTTCGTTTTCCGTGCTTCTCTTGAAGAAGCAAATGCAAAAGACGTGGTAGTTGTTGGTATTAACGACCTTTGCCCGGTAGACTACTTGGCATACATGTTGAAGTATGACACCATGCACGGCATCTTCAAAGGTACGATTGAGGCCGATGTTGAAAAATCGCAACTCATCGTTAACGGCAACGTTATCCGCGTAACGGCAGAGCGCAACCCTGCCGATCTGAAGTGGAACGAAGTAGGTGCAGAATATGTGGTTGAATCTACGGGACTGTTCCTTTCTAAAGAGAAGTCTCAAGGTCACCTCGACGCCGGTGCTAAGTATGTAGTGATGTCGGCTCCCTCTAAGGACGACACCCCCATGTTTGTTTGCGGTGTAAACGAAAAGAGCTACGTAAAGGGTACACAATTTGTTTCCAACGCTTCTTGTACCACCAACTGCTTGGCTCCTATCGCTAAGGTGCTCAATGACAAATGGGGCATCAAAGATGGTTTGATGACAACGGTTCACTCTACCACTGCTACTCAGAAAACAGTTGACGGACCTTCGTTGAAAGACTGGCGTGGTGGCCGTGCTGCTTCGGGCAATATCATTCCTTCTTCTACCGGTGCTGCAAAGGCCGTAGGTAAAGTAATCCCCGAATTGAACGGCAAACTCACAGGTATGTCCATGCGTGTTCCTACACTGGATGTATCTGTTGTAGACCTCACCGTTAACCTGGCAAAACCTGCTAAGTATGATGAGATTTGCGCTGCCATGAAAGCTGCATCTGAAGGCGAACTGAAAGGCATCCTCGGTTATACCGAAGACGCTGTGGTTTCTTCTGACTTCCTCGGTGATGCACGCACTTCTATCTTCGATGCAAAGGCAGGTATCGCTCTTACCGATACATTTGTGAAAGTAGTTTCTTGGTATGACAACGAAATTGGCTACTCTCACAAGGTGGTAGAACTGATCAAGCACATGGCTAAAGTAAACGGCTAATCTGCAAATCGATTGGTCTTGACCATAAATAATAAGTCGTCCTGTTTTGCAGGACGACTTTTTTTGTTATCTTTGCCCTTGTGAAGATGATAACCGTTTTAGGACCGACGGCCAGCGGAAAAACCGGTTTGGCTGTTGCGCTTGCCGCAGAACTGAATGCCGAGATTATCAGTGCAGACAGTAGGCAGGTGTATAAAGGTATGGACATCGGTACGGGAAAAGACTTGGCAGACTATCGCTTGGGCAACAGACAGATACCCTATCACCTGATAGATATCGAGAAGCCGGGAGCAAAGTATAATCTCTTCCGTTATCAGCAAGACTTCAACACGGTTTACGAAGACCTCGCAGGGCGGGGCGTTTTACCGATTCTGTGCGGTGGTACGGGGCTTTATATCGAAGCGGTTCTCAAGGGTTATGCTCTTTCGCCCGTTCCACAATGTGCTGCATTGCGCAAAAAGCTTTCTCATCGCTCGTTGAGCCAGTTAAAAAGACTGCTCATCGATTTGAAGAAACGCAATCATTCGCATATGCACAACAATAGTGATGTAGACACAACAAACCGTGCTATACGGGCCATTGAAATAGAGTTTCACCAGTTGCACCATCCGCTCGACAGGCGAATGCTGCCCGGTATCGACTCGCTGATTGTAGGAGTAGATATCGATAGAGACTTGCGACGTCGTAAAATCACCGAGAGACTAAAAGCAAGATTAAACGAAGGGATGGTGGAGGAGGTGAGAGCCTTGCTCAATGGTGGCGTTACTGCCGCCGATTTGATGTATTATGGACTGGAATATAAATATGTAACCGAATATATAATAGGTAGAAGCAATTACGAAGAAATGTTCCGAGGATTGGAAATTGCCATTCATCAGTTTGCCAAACGTCAGATGACATGGTTCAGAGGAATGGAACGGAGAGGCTTTTCCATTCGTTGGCTGGACGCTACACTGCCTATGCAGCAGAAAATAGAGCAGGTGAGAGAATGGATAAGAATTGCCAATAAATGATGAGAAACAGGAAAAGGAGGAAAGATTGATGGCAGTAAATAGTACGCGTTGGGGGGTGTTGTATTGTCCTAAGAGAGGATTGTACAGTTCGGGAGTGCACTGGGACAAGATAGAAAAGAGTCTTGTCGACAATGATATTGAGTTTGATTTGATTCAAAGTGAAAACACTGGCAGTGTGGAACGACTCATTAAAATGCTAGTCAACAATGGATATAAAACAATTATTATCGTTGGTGGCGACTCCGCTCTCAACGATGCAGTGAACTGTTTGATGCAAGTTGAGAAAGAAATACGAGACGAAATCGCATTGGGAGTGATTCCCAACGGATTGATGAACGACTTTGCACATTTCTGGGGTTTGAAAGAAGGCGAGGTGGAAACAATCATCCAAGGACTGAAACAACGACGCATCCGAAAGGTGGATTTGGGCTATATACGCTATAAAAACAAGAAAGGAGAAACTTGCCGACGGTATTTTCTCAATTGTATCAATATCGGATTGATTGCTACCATTATGAATCTACGCCGAAAAACACGGCGATTTTTCGGTTCACGTACATTATCTTTTATCTTCTCTTTTATTCTCTTAATCTTCCAACGATTGGAATATAAAATGCGCTTGAAGATTAATGAAGATGAACTGAAGCGGAAAATGATGACCGTTTGTATAGGTAACAGCGTGGGATATGGACAGACACCCAATGCCGTTCCTTATAATGGATTGCTGGATGTCTCTGTGGTTTATCATCCACAGATGATGCAATTGTTTGAAGGAATTTATCTGTTCTTGCGCGGTAAGTTTCTCAATCATCGCAATGTGCACCCTTATCGCACACGCAGAGTGGAGGTATTGGAGGTAAACCGTGCCCCAATCGGTATTGACGGGCGACAGTTGGCAACTCCTGTAGGCCCTTTTACGATTGAGGTTGAACAGGAAATCATCAACTTTCTAATGCCTGATTAACCTATCCGGCTCACCTTCCTGAGATCTTTATCCTCTATAATTTTTATTTTTCTGCCGTCTATTTCGATAAGATCTTCTGCTGCAAAGGCGGACAATGTGCGTATGGCGTTGTTCGTTGTCATATTAGACATACTGGCTAGATCCTCCCGACTGAGGTAGATACATAATGTCACACCATCTTCTTCCACACCGTAACAATCTTTTAAGAAGATCAACGTCTCGGCCAATCTTCCACGAATGTGTTTCTGAGTAAGGCTCACCGTCCGATCATCAGAGGTTCCGAGCAATTTTGCCAAGTGCTTAAGGAAGAACATACTCATGGCGTTGTTCTCCTTCATCATATTAGCAATGAGTTCAATCGGAAAGAAGGCCACTTCACAATCATCAATAGCCATGGCTGAAGTCTTGTAATCTTCTTCGGCAAAGAAAGCCCGATAGCCAAAGAAGTCTATCGATTTGATGGCGCGGAGAATATGACTTCTGCCACTGACTCCCTCTTTGTAGACTTTCACCTTGCCAAAAACAAGGCACATCAAGTCTCTAGGGCTGTCGGAACCCCTATAGATAACTTCGTTCTTTTCGAACTTCCTTATCTTCATACTCTTCAAAAGCACTTTCCGTTGCGCCTTGGTGAGGGGATGCCATAAGGCTGCAATAATCTTAATTGCCTCAACCTTGCTGATGCCTATTTCTGTTGCCATAGCACAATTGCTTTTGTTTGTTAGATTTATTGCTCTATTTATGAAGTCACAAATTTACGACTTTTCTTCTGTAAGACAGTTTTTTTGTTCTCTTTTTTATTCTTTTCCATATAAAAACATCTCATTTCTACATTTAAACGACTAATAATTTGTTGGAGAAATGATTATTTTGTACTTTTGAAGTCAACAGAGGTGCAACTACCCTCCTCTGTTTAGCTACTAATATTTAAACCTAAAATATAGCTTATGAGTTATATACGATTTGAAAAATCCCTAATGACAAATCTTGAAGAAGCTTTGCCTAAGGAATTATTACGGACAAACAGATCGGGAGCTTACTCGTGTTCGTCTATCGTAGACTGCAATACGAGGAAGTATCACGGTTTATTGGTTGTTCCGGTTCCTGAACTTGACGATGAGAACCATGTGTTGTTGTCGGCACTGGATGTATCGGTTATCCAACATGGAGCAGAGTTCAACTTGGGATTGCACAAGTATCAAGGGGACAACTACAGTCCGAAAGGACACAAGTACATCAGAGAATTTAATTGCGATAAAGTGCCAACGACACTCTATCGCGTGGGTGGCGTGCTATTAAAGAAGGAAGTGGTTTTCCAACACTTCGAAGATAGAATCCTTATTCGGTACACCTTGGAAGATGCTCATTCGGCAACAATACTCCATTTCAAACCGTTTTTGGCTTTCCGCAGCGTGCGACAATTCACGCATGAGAATTCTGTGGCCTCGCGTGAATACTTCTCTGTCGAGAACGGAATCAAAACTTGTATGTATGCTGGCTATCCCGACTTGTACATGCAGTTCAGCAAGAAGAACAATTTTGTTTTTCAACCGGATTGGTATCACGGCGTAGAATACACCAAAGAACAAGAACGCGGTTACGCTTCTAATGAAGATTTGTACGTGCCGGGCTATTTCGAGGTGGATATTAAGAAAGGTGAGAGTATCGTTTTTTCGGCTTCTATCCAAGAGTTTAAAACCAAAGGGCTGAGTAAACTTTTTGAGACAGAGGTGGAAGAACGTAGTCCGCGCGACAATTTCTTTCACTGTCTAGTGAATGCAGCACACCAATTCCACATCAATACAAACGCAGGCGATCATTATTTGCTGGCTGGTTATCCGTGGTTCAAGTGTCGTGCCCGCGACACCTTTATTTCTCTACCAGGACTAACGCTTGCCATTGAAGAGGAAGATTATTTTGAAGCGGTGATGAAAACCGCCGAAAAAGGACTTCGTGAATTCATGAAAGGAAAACCCCTTACAGTGAAAATTGCGGAAATAGAACAACCAGATGTTTTGCTCTGGGCCATTTGGGCCATCCAGCAATATGCACGCGAGGTGGGAAAATCTAAATGTTTGGAGAAATACGGCCGATTGATAGAAGCCATTATCAATTATATCCTCGCCAGTAAACATCCTAATCTTTTTGTAGAAACAAACGGACTGGTAAGAACCAATGGAAAAAACCAAGCTGTAACTTGGATGAATTCTACCATTAACGGACGTCCGGCAGTTCCACGCTCTGGTTTTATCGTCGAGTTCAATGCTCTTTGGTTCAACGCTCTTAAATTTGCGGCTACGATGGCGGCAGAAAATAGAAACGAGAAGAGAGCCGAAGAACTAGAAAGACATGCTGCTTTATGCAAAAAATCTTTCGTGACAACTTTCTTGAATGAGTATGGCTATCTATATGATTATGTGGATGGCAACATGGTAGATTGGAGTGTTCGACCCAATATGATATTTGCCGTGGCGTTGGATTATTCTCCATTGGATCAAAATCAAAAGAAAACGGTGCTGGATGTATGCACTCGTGAATTGCTGACTCCAAAGGGATTGCGGTCTCTTTCACCAAAAAGTGGCGGTTATAATCCCATGTATGTGGGAGCGCAAATTCAACGTGACTATGCCTATCACCAAGGTACAGCATGGCCCTGGCTGGGCGGCTTTTATATGGAAGCTTGTCTAAAACTCTACAAACGAACACGACTCAGCTTCATCGAGCGACAAATGGTGGGTTATGAAGACGAAATGTTTTACCACTGTTTGGGTACAATTCCCGAACTCTTCGACGGTAATCCACCATTCCATGGACGCGGGGCCATTTCGTTTGCAATGAATGTTGCCGAAATACTTCGCACATTAGAATTGCTTGAAAGGTATTCATATCAATAACAGGAGGAACGAAAATGAAAGTACTAATGTTTGGTTGGGAGTATCCTCCTCACATCCTTGGCGGTTTGGGTACAGCGAGTTTCGGCATTACCGAAGGACTACATGCACAGGGTGACATGCAGATTACTTTCTGTCTGCCCAAACCCTGGGGCGATGAAGACAAGACGGCAGCTAATATTGTGGCGATGAACTGCGTGCCGGTAGTATGGAGAGACATTGATCATGAGTATCTGAAAGGACGGTTGAACAATGTCATGGATACCGATTTTTACTACCAACTACGCGACCATATCTATGCCGACTTCAGCTATATGAACGTCAACGACTTAGGTTGCATTGAGTTCTCAGGGCGTTATCCGGACAATTTGCACGAAGAAATCAACAACTATTCCATCGTAGCCGGTGTGGTAGCACGCCAACAGGAATACGATATTATCCACGCACATGACTGGCTTACCTATCCTGCGGGTATCCATGCTAAACACGTCTCAGGCAAACCGCTGTGCATCCATGTACATGCCACCGACTTTGATCGCTCTCGTGGAAAGGTAAATCCCACAGTCTATTCCATCGAGAAAGACGGAATGGATAACGCTGACTGCATTATGTGCGTATCTGAACTGACTCGACAGACCGTCATCAACCAATACCACCAAGACCCACGCAAGTGTTTCACCGTTCACAACGCCGTTTATCCCTTGGCACAAGAACTGATGGACATTCCGCGACAGAACCACGAAGGGAAGGAAAAATTAGTGACATTCCTCGGAAGAATCACTATGCAGAAAGGGCCCGAATATTTTGTCGAGGCTGCCAACATGGTATTACACCGCACCCGTAACGTGCGTTTCTGCATGGCAGGGTCGGGTGATATGATGGATCAAATGATCTATCTTGCTGCCAACCGCGGCATTGCCGATCGGTTTCATTTCCCTGGTTTTATGCGTGGAAAGCAGGTTTACGAGTGTCTAAAAGCCTCTGACGTCTACGTGATGCCCTCCGTGAGCGAACCTTTCGGTATCTCGCCACTTGAGGCCATGCAGTGTGGCACACCCACCATCATCTCTAAACAGAGCGGATGTGCCGAAATTCTAAATACCTGTATCAAGGTAGACTATTGGGACATCCACGCCATGGCCGACGCAATCTACTCCATCTGCCACAACGATAGTCTCTTCCACTATCTGCAAGAGGAGGGTAAAAATGAAGTAGACCAAATCACTTGGGAGAAAGTAGGCCGCTGGATTCGCACCCTCTACGAGAGAACCATCAACAACAACTAATAACAGCACATTAAAAAGAACAACAATGAAAACGATATGTCTATATTTTGAGATACACCAGATTATCCATCTCAAACGCTACCGTTTCTTCGACATCGGTACCGACCATTATTATTACGACGACTACGAAAACGAACGTACTATCACCGATATAGCCGAGCGGTCGTACATGCCCGCACTCAATGCCTTATTAGAGATGGTAAAAGCCAACGACCGATACTTCAAAGTAGCTTTCTCGCTTTCAGGTGTAGGTATCGAACAACTCGAAATGCACGCACCGCAAGTGCTCGATAAGTTACAGGAACTTAACGAAACTGGTTGTGTAGAATTTCTCGCCGAGCCCTATTCCCACGGACTCTCCTCACTTATCAACGAAGATTGTTTCGAGGCCGAAGTGAAAAAACAAAGCCAGAAGATCAAAGAATACTTCGGACAGAAGCCCAAAGTGCTACGCAACTCATCGCTCATCTATAACGATGACATTGGACTAAAAGCTTCGCAGATGGGATTTAAAGGCATGCTCACCGAAGGAGCCAAGCACATTCTCGGCTGGAAGTCACCACACTATCTCTATCATTGCACCCTTTCGCCTAACCTCAAACTGCTCCTGCGCGACGTGCGCCTTAGCGACGACATCTCCCTACGCTTCAACAACAGCAATTGGGAAGAATACCCCCTCTTTGCCGACAGTTACATCCGTAAAATCTCAGCCCTGCCCGACGAAGAACAAGTCATCAATATCTTCATGGAACTCTCGGCTTTAGGTATCGCCCAACCTCTCTCCAGTAATATCCTCGAATTTATGAAAGCCCTCCCAGGCTGTGCCAAAGCCGCAGGCATCACTTTCTCCACACCTACCGAACTCTGCACTAAGCTCAAGAGCGTAGGTTCTCTTGACGTGCCCTACGCCATTTCCTGGACTGATGAAGAACGCGATGTCAGCAGCTGGTTGGGTAACCCCATGCAGCGCGAAGCTTTTAATAAACTCTACAGTGTAGCCGATCGTGTACGCATTGCCAACGACGTCCGCATCAATCAAGACTGGGACTATCTCCAAGCCTCCAACAACCTGAGATTCATCACCACCAAAGCCTCTGGCGTAGGCGTAGATCGGGGCATCTACAGTAGCCCCTTTGATGCCTTTACCAACTACATGAACATTCTGGGCGACTTCATCAACCGTGTCAACAGCCTATATCCCGAAGACATTGATAATGAAGAACTCAACAGCCTCCTCACCACCATCAAAAACCAAGGCGACGAAATCCAAATGAAAGAAAAGGAGATTGCCCGCCTGCAAACCAAGATCGCTAAAATCGAGGCCGAAGGAGATAAACTCCGAGCAAAGATGGATAAAACGACAGCAAAGGTTAAAAAGAAAAAAGAAGATTGAATCTTATTAATAGAGGATTTTAATTAATAAGTTAACAAGGTTTCAGTTAACGAGTTAATCATTTGACGAGTTGGCAAGGAGGTTCCCCTATGGGTCGTTCTTGTCAACTCGTCATTTAAGCCCCAATCGGTCATTAGAGATTTTGCAAGCAAAGTGTTACAAACAAAAACTCTCCATCAAAGATATTAAACACTCTTCATCAAGGGTGTACTACACTCTTCACCAAGGGTGTACTATACTCTTCATTAGGGGTGTACTATACTCTTCATTAGGGGTGTACTATACTCTTCATTAAAGGTGTACTATACCATTATGAAAGTGGGTTGTACTCGCTTTGTTAACCTCCAATTGGTCATTAGGTCTAAAAACAACTATTCCCTTTGATTTCCTAATAACCAATTAAGGATTGTCAATTACTCCAATGGGCAATACAACTTCGTGCGCATCAATCATCGCGTTGAAAAGCATCACATACTGGAAGGATGGTAAAGCAGAGGCAGAGATATTGGCCTCGACCAAGAGTCCACTCGAGAGAAGAGCGTGGCGCATGGTGCCTTGCAGTAGAGGTTGAGCGGGGGTGAGCCAGCGATGGCCGTCGAAGAGCGCGATATTGGTGAAAGAGGTATCAGTGAGGAGTCCACGGCGCACGATGAGGATGTCATCGCAATCTCCACGGCATTCTAAAAGATGGAGTAGAGATTGTCGATCAGTACTTTTGTAGGCATAATCAATCTCATTGTCTATCACCAATCGCAAACGCTCTATCCGGCGTAGAATGTAGGGCTGGTAGGATTTTTCTACAACACCATCAGCTCCATAGACGATGCGTGCCTTGATGCGACCGACGGAAGAACGGGGTGCATCTGAAAGCAGTTTGTGTAGAGAAAGGGGGTGTGCCTGAGGGAAAAACCGGCTACGGGTAGTTTCCATTCGCGCTTGATGCAGAGAAAGATGCAAGGGACGACCATTCTCGATACGAATGGTTTCAATGAATGGGGACATACACTTTATCGATTATCTCTTGGTATTCGTCGCGGCAAAGACTCTTAGCAGTAATACCTCCACCGGCTTTAAAATAGAATTGGCCGTCGGTTTGGTCGATGAAGCGAATCATCACGGCACTATCGAGCGAGCCATTGCTCCAACGACCCATCACACCCGTGTAGAAATCGCGACGGTAGGTTTCAGCATCAGCGATAATGTCCACTGTTTTACGTTTGGGAGCACCAGTGATAGAACCTGCCGGCAATTGTGAGAAAAGGATGTCGCCGGGTCGATGGACGAGATGAGGAAAAAGCCGACCGCGAATCTCCGAACTGGTTTGCAAGAGAGGTCCCTTGTGAGTCTGTAGCGTCTCGAGATAGCGATAGCGCACCACCCGCACGCAGTCTGAGACAATACTCAGGTCGTTGCGAATCAGATCGACGATAGTGGCATGTTCGGCTGCCTCCTTTTCATTACTCATCAGACGGTCAGCAGCATCAAGGAGGGTTGCATCCGCCGTACCTTTCATCGGAAAAGACGAAATTTCTCCATGACAGATCCTAACAAACGGTTCTGGTGAGAAGCACACTAATGTGTTACGCAACCAAAGGCGATAGGGCGCATCGGCGCACAGAAATATGTCGCGCAGCGAGAGATCGGTTGTCAGCCCCACGCGACAGGTGAGATTCACCAGATAGCTATTCCCATCCAACAATTGTTTGCGAACGATATTGAAACTGCGAGCATACTCTTCGAATGTGGGAGGGTGAATCTGCCAATCTATTGGACCGATAGGCTGGCGGTGCAACTGTTCGGCATTGCCTACGCCGTTGAAGCTATAGAGTAGTTCGTCGGGATCAATATCCTGCTCAGCTTCCACCAACGCCCGGCTACCTTCATAGTCGATAACAAAAAGATAAGGAATACCTTGGCGGGCCAACTCGTTCATTCGACACCGGGCCTCAGTTCTGTCGTAAAACTTCATTGTTCTTCGTGTATTGAATGGCGCAAATGTACGAAGAATACACGAAATATGGCTGCATCGGAGACGAAGGCAAACAAATTTTCGTAACTTTGCAACACTTTTGAATCACGTAAAGAAATCCATTATGCATACGAAAGAAGAGAAGTTGGAGGCATTCGGCCGTCTGTTGGATGTGCTGGACGACCTACGCGAAAAGTGTCCCTGGGACAAGAAACAAACCTTTGAGAGTTTGCGGCCCAACACCATAGAAGAGACTTACGAATTGTACGACGCTTTGGCCAAACGCGACATGAAGAATATCTGTAAAGAACTGGGCGATGTGCTCGAACATGTTCTTTTTTACTCGCGCATCGGGAGCGAGACAGGTAGCTTCGACATTGCCGACGTCTGTCATCAAGAAGCAGACAAACTGATCTTCCGTCATCCGCATATCTACGGCGAACAAAAGGCCAACAGCGTGGAACAGGTACTACAAACTTGGGAACAGATCAAACTAAAAGAAAAAGACGGCAACACGAGCGTACTCTCGGGTGTTCCCGATGCGTTGCCCAGCGTGATCAAGGCTTACCGCATC from Prevotella sp. oral taxon 475 encodes:
- a CDS encoding Crp/Fnr family transcriptional regulator, which gives rise to MATEIGISKVEAIKIIAALWHPLTKAQRKVLLKSMKIRKFEKNEVIYRGSDSPRDLMCLVFGKVKVYKEGVSGRSHILRAIKSIDFFGYRAFFAEEDYKTSAMAIDDCEVAFFPIELIANMMKENNAMSMFFLKHLAKLLGTSDDRTVSLTQKHIRGRLAETLIFLKDCYGVEEDGVTLCIYLSREDLASMSNMTTNNAIRTLSAFAAEDLIEIDGRKIKIIEDKDLRKVSRIG
- a CDS encoding glycogen debranching enzyme N-terminal domain-containing protein, with translation MSYIRFEKSLMTNLEEALPKELLRTNRSGAYSCSSIVDCNTRKYHGLLVVPVPELDDENHVLLSALDVSVIQHGAEFNLGLHKYQGDNYSPKGHKYIREFNCDKVPTTLYRVGGVLLKKEVVFQHFEDRILIRYTLEDAHSATILHFKPFLAFRSVRQFTHENSVASREYFSVENGIKTCMYAGYPDLYMQFSKKNNFVFQPDWYHGVEYTKEQERGYASNEDLYVPGYFEVDIKKGESIVFSASIQEFKTKGLSKLFETEVEERSPRDNFFHCLVNAAHQFHINTNAGDHYLLAGYPWFKCRARDTFISLPGLTLAIEEEDYFEAVMKTAEKGLREFMKGKPLTVKIAEIEQPDVLLWAIWAIQQYAREVGKSKCLEKYGRLIEAIINYILASKHPNLFVETNGLVRTNGKNQAVTWMNSTINGRPAVPRSGFIVEFNALWFNALKFAATMAAENRNEKRAEELERHAALCKKSFVTTFLNEYGYLYDYVDGNMVDWSVRPNMIFAVALDYSPLDQNQKKTVLDVCTRELLTPKGLRSLSPKSGGYNPMYVGAQIQRDYAYHQGTAWPWLGGFYMEACLKLYKRTRLSFIERQMVGYEDEMFYHCLGTIPELFDGNPPFHGRGAISFAMNVAEILRTLELLERYSYQ
- a CDS encoding glycosyltransferase family 4 protein, with protein sequence MKVLMFGWEYPPHILGGLGTASFGITEGLHAQGDMQITFCLPKPWGDEDKTAANIVAMNCVPVVWRDIDHEYLKGRLNNVMDTDFYYQLRDHIYADFSYMNVNDLGCIEFSGRYPDNLHEEINNYSIVAGVVARQQEYDIIHAHDWLTYPAGIHAKHVSGKPLCIHVHATDFDRSRGKVNPTVYSIEKDGMDNADCIMCVSELTRQTVINQYHQDPRKCFTVHNAVYPLAQELMDIPRQNHEGKEKLVTFLGRITMQKGPEYFVEAANMVLHRTRNVRFCMAGSGDMMDQMIYLAANRGIADRFHFPGFMRGKQVYECLKASDVYVMPSVSEPFGISPLEAMQCGTPTIISKQSGCAEILNTCIKVDYWDIHAMADAIYSICHNDSLFHYLQEEGKNEVDQITWEKVGRWIRTLYERTINNN
- a CDS encoding glycoside hydrolase family 57 protein, producing the protein MKTICLYFEIHQIIHLKRYRFFDIGTDHYYYDDYENERTITDIAERSYMPALNALLEMVKANDRYFKVAFSLSGVGIEQLEMHAPQVLDKLQELNETGCVEFLAEPYSHGLSSLINEDCFEAEVKKQSQKIKEYFGQKPKVLRNSSLIYNDDIGLKASQMGFKGMLTEGAKHILGWKSPHYLYHCTLSPNLKLLLRDVRLSDDISLRFNNSNWEEYPLFADSYIRKISALPDEEQVINIFMELSALGIAQPLSSNILEFMKALPGCAKAAGITFSTPTELCTKLKSVGSLDVPYAISWTDEERDVSSWLGNPMQREAFNKLYSVADRVRIANDVRINQDWDYLQASNNLRFITTKASGVGVDRGIYSSPFDAFTNYMNILGDFINRVNSLYPEDIDNEELNSLLTTIKNQGDEIQMKEKEIARLQTKIAKIEAEGDKLRAKMDKTTAKVKKKKED
- a CDS encoding aminotransferase class IV, which encodes MSPFIETIRIENGRPLHLSLHQARMETTRSRFFPQAHPLSLHKLLSDAPRSSVGRIKARIVYGADGVVEKSYQPYILRRIERLRLVIDNEIDYAYKSTDRQSLLHLLECRGDCDDILIVRRGLLTDTSFTNIALFDGHRWLTPAQPLLQGTMRHALLSSGLLVEANISASALPSFQYVMLFNAMIDAHEVVLPIGVIDNP